A DNA window from Streptococcus mutans contains the following coding sequences:
- a CDS encoding serine hydrolase domain-containing protein — protein MGERKFSMRFLVFLIAFFAAFYKFIETERIDSNTVAVNPDSLILKRFLKTNQLNGIMIVTGPDGKAQVFSNQSKVDGSPVSIKDYFPLASLQKLITGVAIQQLIDKGKLSLNTPLSKYYPQIENSENITIQNLLTHTSGLADRKEVPQQVLTTQEQQLDFSLTNYRVTYRKKWKYANINYALLAGIISQISGQNYATYVRQHFLTAGKGWHFKKYIQIKDKSKLAALSVMDQSTTWDKLSKEVTSTFGAGDYASRPVDYWKFMMAFINDQFVPVSEYQRSMKMTSKSYYGGLYISQKMLHANGGGFDTYSCFAYSNPKTKQVMVLFITNGKYKRVKSLAAKAFKLYADSYALRKNETSK, from the coding sequence GTGGGAGAAAGAAAATTTAGCATGCGATTTCTTGTCTTTCTCATCGCATTTTTTGCTGCTTTCTATAAATTTATCGAGACTGAACGGATTGATTCAAATACAGTTGCTGTAAACCCTGATTCGCTCATTTTAAAGCGATTTTTAAAAACAAATCAATTAAATGGGATCATGATTGTGACGGGGCCAGATGGTAAGGCTCAAGTATTTTCAAATCAAAGCAAGGTAGATGGCAGTCCTGTTTCAATTAAGGATTATTTTCCTCTTGCTTCTTTACAAAAATTGATAACAGGGGTGGCTATCCAACAATTAATTGATAAAGGAAAACTGTCTTTAAACACACCTTTAAGCAAATATTATCCTCAAATTGAAAATAGTGAAAATATCACGATACAAAATTTACTTACCCACACAAGCGGTTTGGCAGATCGAAAAGAAGTTCCTCAGCAAGTGCTGACAACTCAAGAGCAGCAATTGGATTTTTCATTGACCAATTATCGCGTAACTTATCGAAAGAAATGGAAGTATGCTAACATTAATTATGCTTTGCTAGCTGGCATTATCAGTCAAATTAGCGGTCAAAATTATGCGACTTATGTTCGTCAACACTTCTTAACAGCTGGTAAGGGTTGGCATTTTAAAAAGTACATTCAAATAAAAGATAAGTCCAAGTTAGCTGCCTTGTCAGTGATGGATCAAAGTACGACTTGGGATAAGCTGTCAAAAGAAGTGACATCTACCTTTGGAGCTGGTGATTATGCTTCTAGGCCAGTGGATTATTGGAAATTTATGATGGCTTTTATTAATGACCAATTTGTTCCTGTCAGCGAATACCAACGTTCTATGAAAATGACTTCTAAGAGCTATTATGGCGGCCTCTATATCAGCCAAAAGATGCTGCATGCAAATGGTGGCGGCTTTGATACTTACTCTTGTTTTGCTTATTCAAATCCTAAAACCAAACAGGTCATGGTTTTGTTTATCACAAACGGTAAGTATAAACGGGTCAAATCCTTAGCAGCTAAAGCCTTTAAACTATATGCAGATTCGTATGCGCTGAGGAAAAATGAAACGTCAAAATAA
- a CDS encoding DegV family protein translates to MKLAVITDSSVYLPQDFVQREDLFILDIDITIDGKTYIEGKNLSLDEFYTKMAASKELPKTSQPNLAELDDLLTNLEEEAYTHVIGLFLSGGISGFHQNIQYLIAEHDKLEIAFPDTKITSSPMGLMVMEALKWGREEIAFEQILVNLQVMIDKTNAFIMVDDLNHLVKGGRLSNGSALLGNLLSIKPILYFTDGRIEVFEKVRTEKKAIKRLISIIDEVTADGSYMVYIIHANARGKAEDLQKRLVDHGYTKNLAIVPFNGVIATHLGEGAIALGAIPII, encoded by the coding sequence ATGAAATTAGCTGTAATTACTGATTCATCAGTCTACCTTCCTCAAGACTTTGTTCAAAGAGAAGATCTTTTTATCCTTGATATTGATATTACTATTGATGGAAAGACATATATTGAAGGTAAAAATCTATCTCTTGATGAATTCTATACTAAGATGGCTGCTTCCAAGGAATTACCCAAGACGAGCCAGCCTAATTTGGCTGAGTTAGATGATTTATTGACCAACTTGGAAGAAGAAGCCTATACCCATGTTATCGGTCTTTTTCTGTCTGGTGGCATTTCGGGATTTCACCAAAATATTCAATATCTAATTGCTGAACATGATAAGCTTGAAATTGCCTTTCCTGATACTAAAATTACTTCCAGTCCTATGGGATTAATGGTAATGGAGGCTTTGAAGTGGGGCAGGGAAGAAATAGCTTTTGAGCAGATTTTGGTCAATCTTCAAGTGATGATTGATAAAACCAATGCTTTTATTATGGTTGACGATCTGAATCATCTGGTTAAAGGCGGCCGTTTGTCAAATGGTTCGGCTCTCTTAGGTAATCTTTTGAGTATCAAACCTATCCTTTATTTTACGGATGGCAGGATTGAAGTTTTTGAGAAAGTTAGAACTGAGAAAAAAGCGATTAAGCGTTTAATCTCTATTATAGATGAGGTTACTGCTGATGGGTCTTATATGGTCTATATTATTCATGCCAATGCTAGAGGTAAGGCAGAAGATTTGCAGAAGCGTTTAGTTGATCATGGTTATACAAAGAATCTTGCCATTGTTCCTTTCAATGGTGTTATTGCAACCCATCTGGGTGAGGGAGCTATTGCACTTGGTGCTATACCAATTATTTAA
- a CDS encoding ABC transporter ATP-binding protein, giving the protein MIYIWSYLKKYPKWLLLDILGALLFVVVNLGLPTALARMIDQGITPADKQALYFWAFIMFIIVLLGIVGRITLAYASGRLTTTMIRDMRNDMYDKLQEYSHHEYKKIGVSSLVTRMTSDAFVLMQFAEMSLRMGIVTPLMMVSSVIMVLVTSPSLAWIVVFAIPFLILVIYYVAAKTRPLSEKQQNTLDKINQYVRENLTGLRVIRAFARENFQEERFDLKNRGYEKTSNRLFKLTGLTEALFVQIIIIMIVAIVWFSLDPLKQGTIKIGDLVAFIEYSFHALFSFLIFANIFTMYPRMAVSSKRIQEVMAMPISIDPNINGIKETKSKGYLEFDNVTFAYPGETESPVLHDISFKARPGETIAFIGSTGSGKSSLVNLIPRFYDVTLGRILVDGVDVRDYNLKALRQKIGFIPQKALLFTGTIGENLKYGKKDASLAELHSAADIAQAKEFIESRAEKFDSHLAEGGSNLSGGQKQRLSIARAVVKKPDIYIFDDSFSALDYKTDSLLRQRLKEVTGNSTVLIVAQRVGTIMNADQIIVLDEGEIVGRGSHDELMKSNAIYREIANSQLNQQSLTQE; this is encoded by the coding sequence ATGATATATATTTGGTCTTATTTAAAAAAATATCCCAAATGGTTACTATTGGACATTCTTGGTGCCCTTTTATTTGTTGTTGTCAATTTGGGCTTACCGACAGCTCTGGCACGAATGATTGATCAAGGGATCACACCGGCTGATAAACAAGCTCTTTATTTTTGGGCTTTTATTATGTTTATCATTGTTCTTTTAGGAATAGTCGGGCGTATTACCCTAGCCTATGCTTCTGGCAGATTAACCACGACCATGATTCGCGATATGCGCAATGATATGTATGATAAATTGCAAGAGTACTCCCATCACGAATATAAGAAAATTGGTGTCTCTTCCTTGGTTACACGTATGACCAGTGACGCCTTTGTACTTATGCAATTTGCAGAAATGTCCTTGCGGATGGGAATTGTTACCCCCTTGATGATGGTCTCAAGTGTTATTATGGTTTTGGTGACTAGCCCATCTTTGGCTTGGATTGTAGTATTTGCTATTCCTTTTTTGATACTGGTGATTTATTATGTTGCGGCAAAAACACGCCCTTTGTCTGAAAAGCAGCAAAATACGCTTGACAAGATTAATCAGTACGTTCGTGAAAACTTAACGGGTCTACGTGTTATTCGTGCCTTTGCGCGTGAAAATTTTCAAGAAGAACGCTTTGACTTAAAAAACAGAGGTTATGAAAAGACTTCTAACAGACTATTTAAATTAACCGGACTCACAGAAGCCCTATTTGTTCAGATTATTATTATCATGATAGTAGCTATTGTCTGGTTTTCATTAGATCCGCTTAAGCAAGGGACTATCAAGATTGGTGATCTGGTTGCTTTTATTGAGTATAGTTTTCATGCTCTCTTTTCTTTTTTAATATTTGCTAATATTTTCACTATGTATCCGCGAATGGCTGTATCTAGCAAACGTATCCAAGAGGTAATGGCTATGCCTATTTCCATTGATCCCAATATAAATGGCATTAAGGAGACTAAATCCAAAGGCTATTTGGAATTTGACAATGTGACCTTTGCCTATCCCGGTGAGACCGAAAGTCCTGTCTTGCATGATATTTCTTTTAAAGCTAGACCGGGAGAAACGATTGCTTTTATTGGCAGTACAGGTTCAGGAAAGTCGTCGCTTGTTAATTTGATTCCCCGTTTTTATGATGTAACTTTGGGTCGGATTCTGGTTGATGGTGTGGATGTCCGTGACTATAATCTTAAGGCTCTGCGTCAGAAAATTGGTTTTATTCCGCAAAAAGCGCTGCTATTTACTGGAACCATTGGAGAAAATCTTAAGTATGGGAAAAAGGATGCTAGTTTGGCTGAACTGCATTCAGCTGCTGATATTGCACAAGCTAAAGAATTCATCGAAAGTCGAGCTGAGAAATTTGATAGCCACTTAGCAGAAGGCGGCAGCAATCTTTCAGGGGGACAGAAGCAGCGCTTGTCTATTGCGCGTGCAGTTGTTAAGAAACCAGATATCTATATTTTTGATGATTCCTTTTCAGCCTTAGATTATAAGACGGATAGTCTCCTGCGTCAGCGTTTGAAAGAAGTGACAGGCAATTCAACAGTGCTCATTGTAGCCCAACGTGTCGGAACTATTATGAATGCTGACCAGATTATTGTACTGGATGAAGGAGAAATTGTTGGTCGCGGCAGCCATGATGAACTCATGAAGTCCAATGCCATTTATCGTGAAATTGCCAACTCACAGCTCAATCAGCAAAGTTT
- a CDS encoding phosphatase PAP2 family protein has product MKNYAEFYEKLTKPIKTRSKWLYFVKAVNSLITRIMPFIYLILLLYLFWTRKNGMALIPFVFIPGTSFILLSLIRKILNQPRPYERWTISPLIIKDAKGQSMPSRHVFSAVVISVCVLRVTTWAGIFLLILSAILAFCRVLGGVHYPKDVVVGYIIGLIAGSLLFLV; this is encoded by the coding sequence ATGAAAAATTATGCAGAGTTTTATGAGAAACTGACAAAGCCAATCAAAACAAGAAGTAAATGGCTTTATTTTGTAAAAGCAGTCAATTCTTTAATAACCAGAATAATGCCCTTTATTTATCTGATACTTTTACTTTACCTTTTTTGGACTCGAAAGAATGGGATGGCTTTAATACCTTTTGTTTTCATTCCGGGAACATCCTTTATATTATTGTCATTAATTAGAAAGATATTAAATCAGCCAAGACCTTATGAAAGGTGGACGATCAGTCCGTTAATCATTAAGGACGCTAAGGGACAGTCCATGCCCAGCCGTCATGTCTTTTCGGCAGTGGTGATTAGTGTTTGTGTTCTACGTGTGACCACTTGGGCTGGAATCTTTTTATTAATCTTATCCGCCATACTAGCCTTTTGTCGTGTTCTAGGCGGTGTTCATTACCCCAAAGATGTTGTAGTGGGCTATATCATTGGTCTTATAGCAGGAAGCCTGCTCTTTTTGGTTTAA
- a CDS encoding DUF1149 family protein: MEIVRQKEFVNQYHYDARNLEWEKENGTPETDVEVTFQLVEKNEELNETTVVAVLQFMIVRDEFVLSGVLSQMVKIKDRLVNQPSEFSQEEVATLAAPLLDILKRMTYEVTEIALDKEGVSLEF; this comes from the coding sequence ATGGAAATTGTACGTCAAAAGGAATTTGTTAACCAATATCATTATGATGCCAGAAATTTAGAATGGGAAAAAGAGAACGGGACACCTGAAACAGATGTTGAAGTGACTTTTCAATTAGTTGAAAAAAATGAAGAGTTAAATGAAACGACTGTTGTGGCCGTTTTGCAATTCATGATTGTCCGTGATGAGTTTGTTCTAAGCGGTGTTCTTTCACAAATGGTTAAGATTAAAGACCGTTTGGTTAATCAGCCAAGTGAATTTTCACAAGAGGAAGTTGCGACTTTAGCGGCGCCTCTGCTTGATATTTTAAAACGCATGACCTATGAAGTGACTGAAATTGCGCTTGATAAAGAAGGCGTTAGCTTGGAGTTCTAA
- the dapB gene encoding 4-hydroxy-tetrahydrodipicolinate reductase, which produces MSIKVIVAGFKGRMGSTAVDMIKNDSELELAALLDPFAAEKEIDGVPVFTDKSDLVGLDAEVWVDFTIPKVAYENTHFALENGFRPVVGTTGFTQEQIADLMTLSADKKLGGLIAPNFAIGAVLLMEFAAKASKYFPDLEIIELHHDKKKDAPSGTAVKTAELIREARAYKKQGAADEEETLVGARGAEFDGFRIHSVRLPGLVAHQEVIFGAQGEGLTLRHDSYDRISFMSGVNLGIKEVVQREQLVYGLEHLL; this is translated from the coding sequence ATGAGTATTAAAGTTATTGTTGCAGGTTTTAAAGGCAGAATGGGGTCAACAGCTGTTGATATGATTAAAAATGATAGCGAGCTTGAATTGGCAGCACTTTTGGATCCTTTTGCAGCTGAAAAAGAAATTGATGGAGTGCCTGTCTTTACGGATAAGAGTGACCTTGTTGGCCTTGATGCTGAGGTTTGGGTTGATTTTACTATCCCTAAAGTCGCTTATGAAAATACACATTTTGCCCTTGAAAATGGTTTTCGTCCAGTTGTGGGAACAACAGGTTTTACGCAAGAGCAGATTGCAGATTTAATGACTTTGTCTGCTGATAAAAAATTGGGCGGTTTGATTGCACCAAATTTTGCTATTGGAGCTGTTTTGCTGATGGAATTTGCTGCTAAGGCTTCTAAGTATTTCCCTGATCTTGAAATCATTGAATTGCATCATGATAAGAAAAAAGATGCTCCAAGCGGAACAGCAGTTAAAACAGCTGAGCTTATTCGAGAAGCACGTGCTTATAAAAAACAGGGGGCAGCAGATGAAGAAGAAACGCTAGTTGGTGCACGCGGTGCTGAATTTGATGGTTTTAGAATTCATAGTGTTCGTTTGCCGGGGCTTGTTGCTCACCAAGAGGTCATCTTTGGTGCCCAAGGAGAAGGTTTGACGCTGCGTCATGATTCTTATGATCGGATTTCTTTTATGAGTGGTGTTAATTTAGGAATCAAAGAAGTGGTACAGCGAGAGCAGCTCGTTTATGGTTTGGAACATTTACTATGA
- a CDS encoding CCA tRNA nucleotidyltransferase, giving the protein MRLKHLPSEFQEALPVLEKIKAAGFEAYFVGGSVRDVLLGHPIHDVDIASSSYPEETKKIFPRTVDIGIEHGTVLVLENGHDYEVTTFRTEDLYVDYRRPSQVSFVRSLEEDLKRRDFTINAFALDEKANIIDKFNGLVDLEQKILRAVGNAAERFNEDALRIMRGLRFAAQLNFDIEKKTFIAMREHAPLLEKISVERSFIEFDKLLRAPYWRKGINCLIASQAYDYLPILQSTADKWQQLLTDLPEDFTFSTSEQAWAAVLLYLNVENPRSFLKSWKTSNDFQKTVEKLLAIYRLREDRQIKKTDVYQYSATLLTLVEELRQAQGLAVDFEHIKELDEALTIHDKHEIVVKGGDLMAAFDLKPGPDLGKILNQIESFIVAGNLANERQAILDFVRKEID; this is encoded by the coding sequence ATGAGATTAAAACATTTGCCTTCTGAATTTCAGGAGGCTTTACCAGTATTAGAGAAAATTAAGGCAGCAGGATTTGAAGCTTATTTTGTTGGCGGCAGTGTTCGTGATGTCCTTTTAGGGCATCCTATTCATGATGTTGACATTGCTAGCAGTTCTTATCCTGAAGAGACGAAAAAAATTTTTCCTCGGACGGTTGATATTGGCATTGAACACGGAACTGTTTTGGTTTTAGAGAATGGTCATGACTATGAAGTGACAACTTTTCGTACCGAAGATCTTTATGTTGATTATCGCAGACCCAGTCAGGTCTCTTTTGTACGTTCTTTAGAAGAGGATCTCAAACGGCGTGACTTTACTATCAATGCTTTTGCGCTTGATGAAAAGGCTAATATTATTGATAAATTTAATGGTCTAGTGGACTTGGAGCAAAAGATTTTACGGGCAGTCGGCAATGCTGCTGAACGTTTCAATGAAGATGCCTTGCGTATTATGCGTGGTTTGCGCTTTGCTGCTCAATTAAATTTCGATATTGAGAAAAAAACGTTCATAGCTATGAGAGAACATGCGCCCTTGCTGGAAAAAATTTCTGTAGAGCGCTCTTTTATTGAGTTCGACAAGCTCTTACGGGCTCCTTATTGGCGTAAGGGGATAAATTGTTTAATTGCCAGTCAAGCTTATGATTATCTGCCTATATTGCAAAGTACTGCGGATAAGTGGCAGCAGCTGTTGACGGATTTGCCAGAGGATTTCACTTTTTCAACCTCTGAACAAGCTTGGGCGGCAGTACTGTTGTATTTGAATGTTGAAAATCCTAGATCTTTCTTAAAAAGTTGGAAAACCTCTAATGATTTTCAAAAAACGGTGGAAAAACTTCTAGCTATTTATAGATTGCGCGAGGATAGACAAATCAAAAAAACTGATGTTTACCAATATAGTGCAACTTTGTTAACCCTTGTTGAAGAATTGCGTCAAGCTCAGGGTTTAGCAGTTGATTTTGAGCACATTAAAGAGCTGGATGAAGCTTTAACCATTCATGACAAGCATGAAATTGTTGTTAAGGGTGGCGATTTGATGGCGGCCTTTGATTTGAAACCAGGACCAGACTTAGGAAAAATCTTGAACCAAATTGAAAGTTTTATTGTTGCTGGAAATTTAGCCAATGAACGACAAGCAATTTTGGATTTTGTCAGAAAGGAAATCGACTAA
- a CDS encoding ABC-F family ATP-binding cassette domain-containing protein, which translates to MSDFIVERLSKTVSDKTVFQNISFIIHDKDRIGIIGVNGTGKTTLLDVISGRLGFDGDNSPFSAKNDYKMAYLTQEPVFNETKTILDTVLSSDLREMQLIHTYESFMANYDEANQEQLEKVMAEMDALDVWSIESEVKTVLSKLGISDLSQKVGNLSGGLKRRVQLAQVLLNDADLLLLDEPTNHLDIDTIAWLANFLKNSKKTVLFITHDRYFLDSIASRIFELDRAHLIEYQGNYQDYVRLRAEQDERDAAALHKKKQLYKQELAWMRRQPQARATKQEARINRFKNLKSDLSGMDTSSDLEINFQTSRIGKKVINFEQVDFAYPDKTILTHFNLLIQNKDRIGIVGENGVGKSTLLHLMNGDLQPNSGKLDIGETVRIGYFSQQINDMDENKRVINYLQEVADEVTTAVGISSVTSLLEQFLFPRSTHGTLISKLSGGEKKRLYLLKILIEKPNVLLLDEPTNDLDIATLTVLESFLQDFSGPVITVSHDRYFLDKVANKILAFEHNAIREFFGNYTDYLDEKAFEKDSSAMVVKKEAAKVEKEKSERKRMSYFEKQEWATIEDDITALEERIENIEATMQEHASDYGQLAGLQRDLDTANEQLLEKYERYEYLSELEK; encoded by the coding sequence ATGAGTGATTTTATTGTTGAACGGTTAAGCAAAACAGTTAGCGATAAGACTGTCTTTCAGAATATTTCTTTTATTATCCATGATAAGGATCGTATTGGAATCATTGGTGTCAATGGGACTGGAAAGACCACTCTTCTTGATGTTATCTCTGGTAGATTAGGATTTGATGGCGACAACTCACCTTTTTCTGCTAAAAACGACTATAAGATGGCTTATCTAACGCAAGAACCTGTTTTTAATGAGACGAAGACAATTCTTGATACAGTCTTGTCATCAGATTTGCGGGAAATGCAGCTCATTCACACTTATGAATCGTTCATGGCCAATTATGATGAAGCTAATCAGGAGCAATTGGAAAAGGTTATGGCAGAAATGGATGCTCTAGATGTCTGGTCTATTGAAAGTGAAGTCAAAACTGTTTTGTCTAAATTAGGGATTTCTGATTTATCGCAAAAGGTTGGTAACCTGTCAGGCGGCTTGAAGCGGCGCGTGCAATTAGCTCAGGTTTTACTAAATGATGCAGACTTGCTTTTGCTGGATGAGCCGACCAATCACCTTGATATTGATACCATTGCTTGGCTGGCTAATTTTTTAAAAAACAGCAAAAAAACGGTTCTTTTTATTACGCATGATCGCTATTTCTTGGACAGTATTGCCAGCCGTATTTTTGAATTGGATAGGGCGCATTTGATTGAATATCAGGGCAATTATCAAGATTATGTGCGCCTGCGTGCAGAACAGGATGAACGCGACGCGGCAGCTTTACATAAGAAAAAGCAGCTCTACAAACAAGAACTGGCTTGGATGCGTAGGCAGCCACAGGCGCGTGCGACAAAACAAGAAGCGCGTATCAATCGTTTTAAGAATTTAAAATCAGACTTATCTGGTATGGATACTTCTTCTGATCTTGAAATTAATTTTCAAACCAGTCGTATCGGAAAAAAGGTTATCAATTTTGAACAGGTAGACTTTGCTTATCCCGATAAAACGATTTTGACACATTTTAATTTACTCATTCAAAACAAAGACCGAATTGGCATTGTTGGCGAAAATGGGGTTGGAAAATCAACTCTTTTACATTTAATGAATGGCGACTTGCAGCCAAATTCTGGAAAGCTGGATATTGGTGAGACGGTTCGTATTGGCTATTTCTCCCAGCAAATCAATGATATGGACGAAAACAAGCGTGTGATTAACTATTTGCAGGAAGTGGCAGATGAGGTTACAACAGCTGTTGGGATAAGCAGTGTGACTAGTCTCTTAGAGCAATTTCTCTTCCCGCGCTCGACACACGGAACACTTATTTCTAAGTTGTCAGGCGGTGAGAAGAAACGTCTTTATTTACTCAAAATCCTAATTGAAAAGCCCAATGTCTTGCTCTTAGATGAGCCGACCAACGACCTTGATATTGCAACTTTGACAGTTCTTGAGAGTTTCTTGCAGGATTTTTCTGGTCCTGTCATTACGGTTAGTCATGACCGTTATTTTTTAGACAAAGTAGCCAATAAAATCCTCGCTTTTGAACATAATGCTATCCGTGAATTTTTTGGCAATTATACCGATTATTTAGATGAGAAAGCGTTTGAAAAAGACAGTTCTGCCATGGTAGTCAAAAAAGAAGCAGCAAAGGTTGAGAAAGAAAAGTCAGAGCGTAAACGCATGTCTTATTTTGAAAAGCAAGAATGGGCGACGATTGAAGATGATATAACAGCTTTAGAGGAAAGAATCGAAAACATTGAGGCGACCATGCAGGAACATGCTTCAGATTATGGTCAGCTGGCTGGTTTGCAGCGTGATTTAGATACTGCCAATGAGCAGCTCCTTGAAAAATATGAGCGTTATGAATACTTGAGCGAACTGGAGAAATAA
- a CDS encoding ABC transporter ATP-binding protein: MLEINHLRKIYKGSNKGIQDLNLTLEAGDICAFIGSNGAGKSTSLKSIVGIYAFDSGQILLDGIDLSKNPQSFKQNLGYAPDNPDLYENLRGYEFLNFIASIYSLPQESFVKRVKYLAKELDLEEDLSRLISTYSHGMKQRLVLISLFLHNPALIVLDEPFVGLDPNATYFLVNELRKRAAAGAIIIYSTHVLEVAEKLCNKLVLIDKGQVKISDSMSSVTKEQTLSAIFRRVTHAKN; encoded by the coding sequence ATGTTGGAAATCAATCATTTAAGAAAGATTTATAAAGGATCCAATAAAGGCATTCAAGATTTAAATTTGACTTTGGAAGCAGGAGATATCTGTGCTTTTATCGGTTCTAATGGAGCAGGTAAATCCACTTCCCTCAAATCTATTGTGGGTATTTATGCTTTTGATAGCGGACAAATTTTATTGGATGGCATTGATCTTTCGAAAAATCCTCAGTCTTTTAAGCAGAATTTGGGCTATGCGCCGGATAATCCTGATCTTTATGAAAATCTACGAGGCTATGAATTTTTGAATTTCATTGCTTCTATCTATAGCCTACCGCAAGAGTCATTTGTAAAGAGGGTGAAATATTTAGCCAAAGAGTTGGATTTGGAGGAGGATCTATCTCGTTTGATTTCCACTTATTCACATGGTATGAAGCAGCGTCTGGTGCTCATTTCTCTTTTTCTGCATAATCCTGCCTTGATTGTTTTAGATGAGCCTTTTGTTGGCTTGGATCCTAATGCTACTTATTTTTTAGTCAATGAGCTGAGAAAAAGAGCAGCAGCGGGTGCTATTATTATCTATTCAACCCATGTTTTGGAGGTAGCTGAAAAACTTTGCAATAAGCTTGTTCTCATTGATAAGGGACAGGTTAAAATCAGTGACAGCATGAGTTCGGTCACTAAAGAGCAGACACTCAGTGCTATCTTTAGGAGGGTGACACATGCCAAAAACTAA
- a CDS encoding TetR/AcrR family transcriptional regulator, which yields MRDVKAPEVRRQEIMEAALQIFMEKGYLETRTQDIIDKVKISRGLLYYHFKNKEDILYCLIEKYSQPVIQRLAKISQDKKLTAKDKLRTFFEATQIGSTDHTKENAGLQEIVDLEQNRYLMDRLAHEIIDLSSDYLAHILEQGNEEGLLALSHPQALARILMTAYTFTANELTTLRDKKKAEDYWFTFEHLLNCTLQVNLF from the coding sequence ATGCGAGATGTTAAAGCGCCTGAGGTTCGCCGACAAGAAATCATGGAAGCAGCACTGCAGATTTTTATGGAGAAGGGCTACCTTGAGACAAGGACACAGGATATTATTGACAAAGTCAAGATTTCGCGTGGTCTGCTCTATTATCATTTTAAAAATAAAGAAGACATTCTCTACTGTTTAATTGAAAAATATTCTCAACCTGTCATCCAGCGTTTGGCCAAGATTAGTCAAGATAAGAAGCTGACTGCTAAGGACAAACTGCGCACCTTCTTTGAAGCGACACAAATTGGATCAACCGATCATACTAAGGAGAATGCAGGCTTACAAGAGATTGTCGATCTAGAACAAAATCGTTATCTAATGGACCGTCTGGCTCATGAGATTATTGATCTCTCAAGTGACTATTTGGCTCATATCCTAGAGCAAGGCAATGAAGAAGGTCTCTTAGCTCTGTCTCACCCACAGGCTTTGGCTCGTATCCTCATGACTGCCTATACCTTCACCGCTAATGAGCTGACAACCCTCAGGGATAAAAAGAAGGCAGAGGATTATTGGTTTACTTTTGAGCATTTGCTCAATTGTACTTTGCAAGTTAATTTATTTTAA